Proteins from one Pygocentrus nattereri isolate fPygNat1 chromosome 16, fPygNat1.pri, whole genome shotgun sequence genomic window:
- the tmem179bb gene encoding transmembrane protein 179B, whose amino-acid sequence MVVMGLPWLLTLELVLHAGCFICGIIAAASLTFTQGHFAGQCILYGSVHYNTSSNSLILENSSSTSLCYFVSAISVCMAIYCISLILYWIYSSCVEDEVKRGSVLLNVSLGVCGLLLFFLLVSGCVLRIGRDSLCLSVLHNVPSISNCEEAQNKTWASPNTGNQFYTGLYSAERSVWVSFFFWVLILAVVVVQRRQAAGEDAEWSRAETEPFFHRPSRTL is encoded by the exons ATGGTCGTGATGGGGCTGCCGTGGTTGCTGACACTGGAGCTTGTGCTGCACGCAGGCTGCTTCATCTGTGGTATCATTGCTGCCGCCTCGCTCACCTTCACGCAG GGTCACTTTGCTGGACAGTGCATCCTCTATGGCAGTGTCCACTACAACACATCTAGCAATTCCCTGATACTAGAAAACTCCAGTTCTACCTCGCTCTGCTACTTTGTCTCAGCTATCTCAGTGTGCATGGCTATTTACTGCATCTCCCTGATTCTCTACTGGATCTACTCAAGCTGCGTGGAGGACGAAGTGAAAAG GGGAAGTGTGCTGCTGAATGTGTCTCTGGGGGTTTGTGGACTCctgttgtttttcctcttgGTGTCAGGCTGTGTTCTGAGAATCGGGAGAGACAgcctgtgtctctctgtcctccACAATGTTCCATCCATTAGCAA ttgTGAGGAAGCACAGAATAAGACGTGGGCCAGTCCCAACACAGGAAACCAGTTTTACACAGGACTGTACAGTGCCGAG AGGTCTGTGTGGGTGAGCTTCTTCTTCTGGGTGCTAATCTTGGCAGTGGTGGTGGTGCAGAGACGGCAGGCTGCAGGTGAGGATGCTGAATGGAGTCGTGCGGAGACTGAACCATTCTTCCATCGCCCGTCCCGCACCCTCTGA